A genomic segment from Phragmites australis chromosome 6, lpPhrAust1.1, whole genome shotgun sequence encodes:
- the LOC133922010 gene encoding uncharacterized protein LOC133922010 isoform X2 produces MAEPGKEAAIPPPPLQATETVDGPAAITPDPVQRTSEPAPQEPAAMAEPGGGPAASPDHALHVSESARRLPPQEQSDAAAPAGQPQQTTEGASQPPTPTKAEQVATLTRPPETPSQESSAPAAEAEKQLPAPAPPPQQQKQQQQQEGGVAEEAFSVHEEQKDAAPAQEGEKRPARRWWRRLRCAVLLAFLRPKSAPPRGDQSAPPPEDKGGGTKPSASDSKRPASGQEKKKPKPKDSAAGVPAKPAATEKDEGEGSKSLSRSDETQAASAATPGKPHQPKRRKSRRRAEIQAAAVAGGDVDAAPGETPVGKTTPSQHDVGCPLLKRFQKVGKLVQFLMSWYQRHRSSSRKDEPPGPAPEEGKNGETKTPAPEDKQPDLSAQEEANKAPAKEPHPKWPKEEERLEDILEKAFTKLLVTEYSQLSCIKQKCLLTFSVFELAAEVKKQAMVYWWVSEFNLRHRQSDPPKSGKNSAPVSPAKPSKTRFPEKQLGRKTAAPAGGSDSPAPQGKTADDDCKLDPSAEGIISKLSELGFLEPIKNNFCSRVIQGCKVNPLVHWMLKRRARDDYFAGLDDHGNPTADLQPKSTILCLTAGNRALLHKIAMEDEPQAGNEGEATRGSSCLAFVRKKDSTGLRKQTQEQTRPKQEDIMVTKKKKIILNVGAHVYRLSESLLKQHSDCLVVLQLGQWWNLDNTTYMEAEGLESLMRTVGDLRNLRYLSLRGLSRLTELPDKIKWPKNLAILDMRGCQNLVKVTTNAITPLKQLTHLDLTDCYMLEHIGWGITSLSELRVFKGFVFGAGMQGNKACRLQDLKKLKKLQKLTISVTTDANVGKREMAQLKNLSNLRSLTVTWGELPSILINGSDSKSEDKKKDEKKGEKKDEKKGEKKDEKKDEKKELLDTWTDLELPPELEKLDIRCYPKKTLVLKGPKFLKKLYLRGGELENLDIFDENMIKTLRLRYLRSFKMKWGKLLTTMKNVEYVEIVVKDQKLMKLSRMDKDEKGLAEKKKTREEKEKALEEAREEDHKLVSTIMKQMEIPDSTLDENGVWVRDNKEKENQDASKKGAGDQGTK; encoded by the exons ATGGCGGAGCCCGGCAAAGAAGCTGCTATACCTCCTCCACCGCTGCAAGCAACCGAGACCGTCGACGGCCCTGCTGCAATAACACCCGACCCCGTGCAGCGCACAAGCGAGCCGGCTCCACAAGAGCCGGCCGCCATGGCGGAGCCCGGCGGTGGCCCTGCTGCATCACCGGACCACGCACTGCACGTGAGCGAGTCGGCTCGCCGTTTACCGCCGCAAGAGCAATCTGACGCGGCTGCTCCAGCTGGCCAGCCGCAGCAAACAACGGAGGGAGCCAGCCAGCCACCTACGCCAACCAAGGCGGAGCAAGTGGCCACATTGACTCGCCCACCTGAGACGCCGTCGCAGGAGAgttcggcgccggcggctgAAGCCGAGAAACAACTCCCAGCACCTGCACCACCACCACAacagcagaagcagcagcagcagcaagaaggCGGCGTTGCGGAAGAAGCCTTCTCAGTTCACGAGGAGCAGAAGGACGCGGCACCGGCGCAGGAGGGAGAAAAGAGACCGGCTCGTCGCTGGTGGCGCCGTCTTCGGTGCGCCGTGCTCTTAGCCTTCCTCCGCCCCAAGAGCGCTCCTCCGCGCGGAGATCAGAGCGCTCCGCCGCCGGAGGACAAAGGAGGCGGCACGAAGCCGTCGGCGTCGGACAGCAAGCGGCCGGCGTCAGgtcaggagaagaagaagccgaAACCGAAGGACAGCGCCGCCGGTGTTCCCGCCAAGCCTGCAGCGACGGAGAAGGACGAAGGCGAAGGGAGCAAGAGCCTGAGCCGCAGTGATGAAACCcaggcggcgtcggcggcgacgcCAGGGAAGCCGCACCAACCCAAGCGGCGCAAGAGCCGGCGACGTGCAGAGATCCAGGCTGCTGCAGTCGCTGGAGGCGACGTCGACGCCGCCCCTGGCGAAACGCCGGTGGGGAAGACAACGCCATCACAGCACGACGTGGGGTGCCCTCTGTTGAAGAGGTTTCAGAAGGTGGGCAAGCTAGTGCAGTTCCTCATGTCGTGGTACCAACGCCACCGCTCCTCCTCGCGGAAGGATGAACCCCCGGGGCCGGCGCCGGAGGAGGGAAAAAACGGCGAGACCAAGAcaccggcgccggaggacaAGCAGCCAGACTTGTCAGCGCAGGAGGAGGCTAATAAGGCGCCGGCGAAGGAGCCGCACCCGAAGTGGCCAAAGGAGGAAGAACGACTCGAGGACATCCTCGAGAAAGCCTTCACAAAACTCCTCGTGACGGAGTACAGCCAACTCAGCTGCATCAAGCAGAAGTGCCTCCTCACCTTCTCCGTCTTCGAGCTCGCTGCCGAGGTGAAGAAGCAAGCCATGGTCTACTGGTGGGTCTCGGAGTTCAACCTGCGCCACCGGCAGAGTGATCCACCCAAATCGGGTAAAAACTCGGCGCCGGTTTCACCGGCGAAGCCGAGCAAaacccggttccccgagaagCAACTGGGGCGCAAAACCGCAGCTCCGGCTGGCGGAAGTGATTCACCGGCGCCTCAGGGCAAAACCGCAGATGATGATTGTAAACTCGACCCGTCGGCGGAGggtatcatctccaaactttctgAGCTCGGTTTCCTCGAGCCGATCAAGAACAACTTCTGCAGCAGGGTGATCCAAGGGTGCAAGGTGAACCCCCTGGTGCATTGGATGCTGAAACGTCGGGCGAGAGATGATTACTTCGCCGGCTTGGACGACCATGGCAACCCGACGGCGGACTTGCAACCTAAGTCCACCATCCTTTGTCTGACGGCTGGCAATCGTGCCTTGCTACATAAGATCGCCATGGAAGATGAACCACAGGCCGGGAACGAAGGCGAGGCAACAAGGGGATCTTCTTGCCTTGCCTTTGTTCGGAAGAAGGACTCAACAGGACTTCGGAAGCAAACACAG GAGCAAACCAGACCAAAACAAGAAGATATTATGgtgacaaagaagaagaaaataatccTCAATGTCGGTGCACATGTGTACCGTCTCTCGGAGTCCCTACTTAAGCAACACTCCGACTGCTTGGTTGTGCTGCAGCTCGGCCAATGGTGGAACCTTGACAACACCACATACATGGAGGCTGAAGGTCTGGAGTCACTGATGAGAACCGTGGGTGATCTCAGGAACCTCCGCTACCTCAGTCTTCGTGGGTTGTCACGGTTAACAGAGCTCCCAGACAAGATCAAATGGCCTAAGAATCTTGCAATCCTAGACATGCGTGGTTGCCAGAACTTGGTCAAAGTGACAACAAATGCCATCACACCATTGAAGCAACTTACGCACCTGGACCTCACTGACTGCTACATGTTGGAGCATATTGGCTGGGGAATCACCTCCCTCTCAGAGCTGCGGGTGTTCAAGGGCTTTGTTTTTGGGGCCGGAATGCAAGGGAACAAGGCATGTCGATTGCAGGATCTCAAGAAGTTGAAGAAGCTCCAAAAGCTCACCATTAGCGTCACCACAGACGCCAATGTCGGCAAGAGGGAGATGGCTCAGCTTAAAAATCTCTCCAACCTCCGGTCACTCACAGTGACATGGGGCGAACTACCAAGCATTTTGATCAATGGCTCAGACTCAAAAAGTGAGGACAAGAAGAAAGATGAGAAGAAAGGCGAGAAGAAAGATGAGAAGAAAGGCGAGAAGAAAGATGAGAAGAAAGACGAGAAAAAGGAGCTTCTCGATACATGGACTGACCTTGAGCTACCACCGGAGCTCGAGAAGTTAGACATTCGATGCTACCCCAAGAAAACTCTAGTACTCAAAGGGCCCAAGTTCCTCAAGAAGCTCTACTTAAGAGGTGGAGAACTAGAGAATTTGGATATTTTTGACGAAAACATGATCAAGACATTGCGCTTGAGATACCTTAGGAGTTTCAAGATGAAGTGGGGGAAATTGCTTACTACAATGAAGAATGTTGAATACGTGGAAATTGTGGTTAAGGATCAAAAACTGATGAAGCTCTCAAGAATGGATAAGGATGAGAAAGGTCTTgcggaaaaaaagaaaactcgAGAGGAAAAAGAGAAGGCTCTTGAGGAGGCCAGGGAGGAAGATCACAAACTTGTATCGACCATCATGAAGCAGATGGAGATACCAGATTCTACCTTGGATGAGAATGGGGTGTGGGTGAGGGATAATAAGGAAAAGGAGAACCAGGAT GCTTCTAAGAAGGGAGCAGGAGACCAAGGCACCAAATAA
- the LOC133922010 gene encoding uncharacterized protein LOC133922010 isoform X1 — protein MAEPGKEAAIPPPPLQATETVDGPAAITPDPVQRTSEPAPQEPAAMAEPGGGPAASPDHALHVSESARRLPPQEQSDAAAPAGQPQQTTEGASQPPTPTKAEQVATLTRPPETPSQESSAPAAEAEKQLPAPAPPPQQQKQQQQQEGGVAEEAFSVHEEQKDAAPAQEGEKRPARRWWRRLRCAVLLAFLRPKSAPPRGDQSAPPPEDKGGGTKPSASDSKRPASGQEKKKPKPKDSAAGVPAKPAATEKDEGEGSKSLSRSDETQAASAATPGKPHQPKRRKSRRRAEIQAAAVAGGDVDAAPGETPVGKTTPSQHDVGCPLLKRFQKVGKLVQFLMSWYQRHRSSSRKDEPPGPAPEEGKNGETKTPAPEDKQPDLSAQEEANKAPAKEPHPKWPKEEERLEDILEKAFTKLLVTEYSQLSCIKQKCLLTFSVFELAAEVKKQAMVYWWVSEFNLRHRQSDPPKSGKNSAPVSPAKPSKTRFPEKQLGRKTAAPAGGSDSPAPQGKTADDDCKLDPSAEGIISKLSELGFLEPIKNNFCSRVIQGCKVNPLVHWMLKRRARDDYFAGLDDHGNPTADLQPKSTILCLTAGNRALLHKIAMEDEPQAGNEGEATRGSSCLAFVRKKDSTGLRKQTQEQTRPKQEDIMVTKKKKIILNVGAHVYRLSESLLKQHSDCLVVLQLGQWWNLDNTTYMEAEGLESLMRTVGDLRNLRYLSLRGLSRLTELPDKIKWPKNLAILDMRGCQNLVKVTTNAITPLKQLTHLDLTDCYMLEHIGWGITSLSELRVFKGFVFGAGMQGNKACRLQDLKKLKKLQKLTISVTTDANVGKREMAQLKNLSNLRSLTVTWGELPSILINGSDSKSEDKKKDEKKGEKKDEKKGEKKDEKKDEKKELLDTWTDLELPPELEKLDIRCYPKKTLVLKGPKFLKKLYLRGGELENLDIFDENMIKTLRLRYLRSFKMKWGKLLTTMKNVEYVEIVVKDQKLMKLSRMDKDEKGLAEKKKTREEKEKALEEAREEDHKLVSTIMKQMEIPDSTLDENGVWVRDNKEKENQDLIARAVDQPTLTSNGDASKKGAGDQGTK, from the exons ATGGCGGAGCCCGGCAAAGAAGCTGCTATACCTCCTCCACCGCTGCAAGCAACCGAGACCGTCGACGGCCCTGCTGCAATAACACCCGACCCCGTGCAGCGCACAAGCGAGCCGGCTCCACAAGAGCCGGCCGCCATGGCGGAGCCCGGCGGTGGCCCTGCTGCATCACCGGACCACGCACTGCACGTGAGCGAGTCGGCTCGCCGTTTACCGCCGCAAGAGCAATCTGACGCGGCTGCTCCAGCTGGCCAGCCGCAGCAAACAACGGAGGGAGCCAGCCAGCCACCTACGCCAACCAAGGCGGAGCAAGTGGCCACATTGACTCGCCCACCTGAGACGCCGTCGCAGGAGAgttcggcgccggcggctgAAGCCGAGAAACAACTCCCAGCACCTGCACCACCACCACAacagcagaagcagcagcagcagcaagaaggCGGCGTTGCGGAAGAAGCCTTCTCAGTTCACGAGGAGCAGAAGGACGCGGCACCGGCGCAGGAGGGAGAAAAGAGACCGGCTCGTCGCTGGTGGCGCCGTCTTCGGTGCGCCGTGCTCTTAGCCTTCCTCCGCCCCAAGAGCGCTCCTCCGCGCGGAGATCAGAGCGCTCCGCCGCCGGAGGACAAAGGAGGCGGCACGAAGCCGTCGGCGTCGGACAGCAAGCGGCCGGCGTCAGgtcaggagaagaagaagccgaAACCGAAGGACAGCGCCGCCGGTGTTCCCGCCAAGCCTGCAGCGACGGAGAAGGACGAAGGCGAAGGGAGCAAGAGCCTGAGCCGCAGTGATGAAACCcaggcggcgtcggcggcgacgcCAGGGAAGCCGCACCAACCCAAGCGGCGCAAGAGCCGGCGACGTGCAGAGATCCAGGCTGCTGCAGTCGCTGGAGGCGACGTCGACGCCGCCCCTGGCGAAACGCCGGTGGGGAAGACAACGCCATCACAGCACGACGTGGGGTGCCCTCTGTTGAAGAGGTTTCAGAAGGTGGGCAAGCTAGTGCAGTTCCTCATGTCGTGGTACCAACGCCACCGCTCCTCCTCGCGGAAGGATGAACCCCCGGGGCCGGCGCCGGAGGAGGGAAAAAACGGCGAGACCAAGAcaccggcgccggaggacaAGCAGCCAGACTTGTCAGCGCAGGAGGAGGCTAATAAGGCGCCGGCGAAGGAGCCGCACCCGAAGTGGCCAAAGGAGGAAGAACGACTCGAGGACATCCTCGAGAAAGCCTTCACAAAACTCCTCGTGACGGAGTACAGCCAACTCAGCTGCATCAAGCAGAAGTGCCTCCTCACCTTCTCCGTCTTCGAGCTCGCTGCCGAGGTGAAGAAGCAAGCCATGGTCTACTGGTGGGTCTCGGAGTTCAACCTGCGCCACCGGCAGAGTGATCCACCCAAATCGGGTAAAAACTCGGCGCCGGTTTCACCGGCGAAGCCGAGCAAaacccggttccccgagaagCAACTGGGGCGCAAAACCGCAGCTCCGGCTGGCGGAAGTGATTCACCGGCGCCTCAGGGCAAAACCGCAGATGATGATTGTAAACTCGACCCGTCGGCGGAGggtatcatctccaaactttctgAGCTCGGTTTCCTCGAGCCGATCAAGAACAACTTCTGCAGCAGGGTGATCCAAGGGTGCAAGGTGAACCCCCTGGTGCATTGGATGCTGAAACGTCGGGCGAGAGATGATTACTTCGCCGGCTTGGACGACCATGGCAACCCGACGGCGGACTTGCAACCTAAGTCCACCATCCTTTGTCTGACGGCTGGCAATCGTGCCTTGCTACATAAGATCGCCATGGAAGATGAACCACAGGCCGGGAACGAAGGCGAGGCAACAAGGGGATCTTCTTGCCTTGCCTTTGTTCGGAAGAAGGACTCAACAGGACTTCGGAAGCAAACACAG GAGCAAACCAGACCAAAACAAGAAGATATTATGgtgacaaagaagaagaaaataatccTCAATGTCGGTGCACATGTGTACCGTCTCTCGGAGTCCCTACTTAAGCAACACTCCGACTGCTTGGTTGTGCTGCAGCTCGGCCAATGGTGGAACCTTGACAACACCACATACATGGAGGCTGAAGGTCTGGAGTCACTGATGAGAACCGTGGGTGATCTCAGGAACCTCCGCTACCTCAGTCTTCGTGGGTTGTCACGGTTAACAGAGCTCCCAGACAAGATCAAATGGCCTAAGAATCTTGCAATCCTAGACATGCGTGGTTGCCAGAACTTGGTCAAAGTGACAACAAATGCCATCACACCATTGAAGCAACTTACGCACCTGGACCTCACTGACTGCTACATGTTGGAGCATATTGGCTGGGGAATCACCTCCCTCTCAGAGCTGCGGGTGTTCAAGGGCTTTGTTTTTGGGGCCGGAATGCAAGGGAACAAGGCATGTCGATTGCAGGATCTCAAGAAGTTGAAGAAGCTCCAAAAGCTCACCATTAGCGTCACCACAGACGCCAATGTCGGCAAGAGGGAGATGGCTCAGCTTAAAAATCTCTCCAACCTCCGGTCACTCACAGTGACATGGGGCGAACTACCAAGCATTTTGATCAATGGCTCAGACTCAAAAAGTGAGGACAAGAAGAAAGATGAGAAGAAAGGCGAGAAGAAAGATGAGAAGAAAGGCGAGAAGAAAGATGAGAAGAAAGACGAGAAAAAGGAGCTTCTCGATACATGGACTGACCTTGAGCTACCACCGGAGCTCGAGAAGTTAGACATTCGATGCTACCCCAAGAAAACTCTAGTACTCAAAGGGCCCAAGTTCCTCAAGAAGCTCTACTTAAGAGGTGGAGAACTAGAGAATTTGGATATTTTTGACGAAAACATGATCAAGACATTGCGCTTGAGATACCTTAGGAGTTTCAAGATGAAGTGGGGGAAATTGCTTACTACAATGAAGAATGTTGAATACGTGGAAATTGTGGTTAAGGATCAAAAACTGATGAAGCTCTCAAGAATGGATAAGGATGAGAAAGGTCTTgcggaaaaaaagaaaactcgAGAGGAAAAAGAGAAGGCTCTTGAGGAGGCCAGGGAGGAAGATCACAAACTTGTATCGACCATCATGAAGCAGATGGAGATACCAGATTCTACCTTGGATGAGAATGGGGTGTGGGTGAGGGATAATAAGGAAAAGGAGAACCAGGATTTGATTGCACGAGCTGTCGATCAGCCTACTCTGACGAGCAATGGAGATGCTTCTAAGAAGGGAGCAGGAGACCAAGGCACCAAATAA